One Sphingomicrobium marinum genomic window carries:
- the recR gene encoding recombination mediator RecR, with product MASSELEALTQALSRLPGLGPRSARRAVLHLIKKRDGVLEPLLTALAEVSEQLSTCSICGNVDTSDPCGVCKDPKRDDRLLCVVEEVSDLWALNRSRLFPGRFHVLGGRLSALDGVRPEDLSIEALLNRVEAGGIDEVVLAMNATLEGQTTAHYLSERLEKFPVRLTQLAHGLPVGGELDYLDEGTLAQALRARRPVG from the coding sequence CGCTATCCCGTTTGCCTGGGCTTGGACCGCGCTCGGCGCGGCGCGCGGTGCTGCATCTCATCAAGAAGCGCGATGGGGTGCTCGAGCCGCTGCTTACCGCGCTCGCCGAGGTTTCGGAGCAGCTGTCGACCTGTTCGATCTGCGGCAATGTCGATACCAGCGATCCGTGCGGCGTGTGCAAAGACCCGAAGCGCGACGATCGGCTGCTGTGCGTCGTCGAGGAAGTCTCCGACCTGTGGGCACTGAACAGATCGCGGCTGTTCCCGGGGCGTTTCCACGTGCTCGGCGGGCGATTGAGCGCGCTCGACGGGGTGAGGCCCGAAGATCTGTCGATCGAGGCGTTGCTGAACCGCGTGGAGGCGGGCGGCATCGACGAGGTGGTGCTGGCAATGAACGCCACGCTCGAGGGGCAGACGACCGCGCATTATCTCTCGGAAAGGCTTGAGAAATTCCCAGTGCGCCTGACACAGCTTGCTCACGGATTGCCGGTGGGGGGCGAGCTCGATTATCTCGATGAAGGTACGCTGGCGCAGGCGCTCAGGGCGCGTCGCCCGGTAGGTTGA